In a genomic window of Rhododendron vialii isolate Sample 1 chromosome 12a, ASM3025357v1:
- the LOC131310329 gene encoding pyruvate dehydrogenase E1 component subunit alpha, mitochondrial-like, producing MALIHRSSILKPLSTAAAASFPSLRRPFSSSDTITVETSIPFTAHNCDPPSRSVETSPAELMSFFRDMATMRRMEIAADSLYKAKLIRGFCHLYDGQEAVAVGMEAAITRKDCIITAYRDHCLFLGRGGTLVEAFSELMGRQAGCSKGKGGSMHFYKKEGGFYGGHGIVGAQVPLGIGLAFAQKYSKEDHVTFALYGDGAANQGQLFEALNMAALWDLPAILVCENNHYGMGTAEWRAAKSPAYYKRGDYVPGLKVDGMDAFAVKQACKFAKEHALKNGPLILEMDTYRYHGHSMSDPGSTYRTRDEISGVRQERDPLERIRKLVLSHDLATEKELKDIEKEVRKEVDDAIAQAKESPMPEPFELFTNVYVKDFGVESFGADRKELRAVLP from the exons ATGGCACTAATCCACCGCTCCTCCATCCTAAAACCCCtctccaccgccgccgccgcctccttcccctccctccGCCGCCCCTTCTCCTCCTCCGACACCATCACCGTCGAGACCAGCATCCCCTTCACCGCCCACAACTGCGACCCCCCCTCCCGCTCCGTCGAGACCTCCCCCGCCGAGCTCATGTCCTTCTTCCGCGACATGGCCACCATGCGCCGGATGGAGATAGCCGCCGACTCGCTCTACAAGGCCAAGCTCATCCGCGGCTTCTGCCACCTCTACGACGGCCAGGAGGCCGTCGCCGTCGGGATGGAGGCCGCGATCACCAGGAAGGATTGCATCATCACGGCATACAGGGATCATTGCTTGTTCCTTGGCCGTGGCGGAACCCTAGTCGAGGCCTTTTCTGAGCTCATGGGACGCCAG GCTGGGTGTTCAAAGGGCAAGGGTGGATCTATGCATTTCTACAAGAAGGAAGGTGGATTTTACGGAGGCCATGGGATTGTTGGGGCTCAGGTGCCCTTAGGTATTGGATTGGCCTTTGCTCAGAAATACTCAAAGGAAGATCATGTGACTTTTGCCTTGTACGGTGATGGCGCGGCAAATCAGGGGCAGTTGTTCGAGGCCCTTAACATGGCTGCGCTTTGGGATCTCCCTGCAATTCTAGTGTGCGAAAACAACCATT ATGGAATGGGAACTGCTGAATGGAGAGCTGCAAAGAGTCCTGCCTATTACAAAAGAGGGGACTACGTTCCTGGTTTGAAG GTAGATGGTATGGATGCCTTTGCTGTGAAACAAGCATGCAAGTTTGCCAAGGAACATGCTTTGAAGAATGGACCCCTT ATTCTTGAAATGGACACTTACAGGTACCATGGTCACTCTATGTCTGATCCTGGGAGCACCTACCGCACCCGTGACGAAATTAGTGGTGTGAGACAG GAGCGTGATCCACTTGAAAGAATTAGAAAGCTGGTTCTGTCTCATGACCTAGCCACTGAAAAGGAGCTAAAG GATATTGAGAAGGAAGTGAGAAAAGAGGTTGATGATGCCATTGCTCAAGCCAAG GAAAGCCCAATGCCAGAACCCTTTGAACTCTTCACCAATGTGTATGTGAAAGACTTCGGAGTTGAG TCATTTGGAGCAGATAGGAAAGAACTCAGAGCTGTGCTTCCTTGA